The DNA window TGGTCGCCAAACTTGCGTCCGATGAAATTGGCTTTTGTCTTCCGCATGAACGTCAGTACCTCAGAACGGTCGCTCTCGCGGCGCCGTACTAACCCGGCGCGCGATCGTTGCGCGCCCGAGCAGGACGGACGATCCGTTGTTGCAAGGGGCCGCCTGCCGACGTAGGTAGCCAAGTGATAATTCGTACCGTCCACCGCGGCGGCAGAATCGGAGGGGATATGCACTTTTCAGCGAAGCTTGCCGGGTTGGCGACATTGATCGCCATCTCCAGTCCGGTTCTGGCCGACCATCAAAGCGATCTTGAGCAGTGCAAATTTATTGGAGAAATCAGCAAGGCCGACCTGAGCATCGCGGCATGCGACCGCGCGCTCAACGATCCCAAAACGACCGGAACAGGCCGCGCAGCCGCATTCAGCAACCGCTGCGGATGGTGGTGGGCCAAAAAAGATCCGGATCGCGCATTGTCGGATTGTAACGAAGCCATCCGGCTCGATCCCGCTTATCCCGCAGCCTACATCAATCGTGGCAACGCCTACTTGAACAAAGCCGACCCCGAGCGCGCCTTCGCTGATTTCAACGAGGCGGTCCGGCTCGATCCCAAAAACGCCTGGGCCTATAGCGGGCGGGGCAACCTGTACAAAAACAAGGGTGACCTCAACCACGCCCTGGCCGACTTTAGCGAGTCGATCCGGCTCGATCCCAATTATGCCATGGCCTATTTCTTCCGCGGCGACCTGTACAAGCGCAAGGGCGACTTCGACCATGCCTTGGCTGATCTCAACGAGTCGATCCGGCTCGACCCCAACAACACCATGGCCTACTTCACCCGGGGCAGCGTGTCCTACATCACGGGCAACAATCCCGGCGCCCTGGAAGACTTTACCAAATCGATCCGGCTCGACCCCGAAAATGCCGCGGCCTACTTCAACCGGGGCGTCGCATACTTTCTCATCGGAGGCCGTATCGCGGACGCGGAGGCTGATTTCAGGAAGGCAAGCGAGCTCAACCCAAAGGACGCCTATACGGCGCTCTGGCTCGATCTCACCGAGCGTCGCAATAGCGTCCCGAGCCATTTGGCGCAGGCTGCAAAACAACTGGACCTCGCCGGATGGCCCGCGCCGGTTATCCGCGAATTCCTCGGCGAACTCAGCGTCGATCAGACACTCGCTGCGGCCTCCGACAACGATCCGAAGACCAGGCTGGGGCAAACCTGCGAGGCCAATTTTTACAGCGGAGAATTTGCGTTGCTGAAAAAAGAGAGGCAGGAAGCGTTGCGCCTGCTTCGGGTCGCGGCCGGCGATTGCCCGCGCGGCTTCATCGAATCGACAGCCGCAATAGCGGAGCTCTTAGTCAAGCACTAGGGATTGTATTTACGTCGGGGCTCCGATGGATGAAATGGCCCGCGGGTCGCAACGCATTCCCTGCCAATGCGCTGTCGTTGCGGCCAACATCAGATGACATCGGGGGTCCGCTCGGGCGGCGCGGTAAAACCGATGCGGCAAACGCGCAGCTGACATGGACCGGGGTACCCTGCCCTTTACCACGGCCGGCCGTTTCCGGTTTGCGAGGCGATCAAGTAGCCTGTCGCGGACACGGCGCCGCCCGGCATTGAGGAATAAATGAGTTCCGCTGAAAAGACCTTTCAAGAAGCGTTCGGCGCATTCAATCTCCAGAAAAACGGGGACGCCGAGCGGCTATTCCGAAAATTCCTGAAAATTCATCCGAGCCATGTGGGCGCGCTGAACCTCTTGACCGTCGTGCTTTTGAGAATGGAGCGCTTCGCGGAAGCGGAAGCGTTCATCGCAAGAGCCGTGAAGCTCAATCAGGGCTCGGACGTTTCATTTTATAATTATGGTATAATCCTCAAAGCCCTGCACAGACCGCAGCGGGCATTGGAGCAGTTCAGCCATGCTCTTCGCCTGAATTCAAACGCGCCGGAAACCTGGAATAATCGCGGGACCATCTACAACGATCTGGAGCAGTATGAAAAAGCGGTAGCGGACTTTGACGAGGCCATTCTACTGAGTCCGAATTATGCCGATGCCTTCGCCAACAAGGGAAAATCCCTGGTCGAACTCAAGCGCTACGACGATGCCCTTGCGGCCTATGACAGGGCGATATCGCTCAAGCCCGATCTGGCGGAGGCGTGGCTCGGTCGCGGCAACCTTTTCGTCAACCTCAAGCGTTACGACGAAGCCTTTGCGGCGTACGACAAGGCGATATCGCTCAAGCCCGGTCTGGCAGAGGTCTGGTTCAGCCGCGGCGATGCCTTGGTCGACCTCAGGCGTTACGAAGAAGCCTTGGCGGCGTATGACAGGTCATTATCGCTCAAGCCCGATTTAACCGAGGTCTGGCTTGGTCGCGGCAACGCCTTTGTCGGCCTCAAGCGCTACGACGAAGCCATTGCCGCTTACGACAAGGCGATATCGCTCGGGCTCGGTCTGGCGGAGGCATGGCTTGGCCGCGGCAATGTCTCCTTCGATCTCAAGCGCTATGATGAAGCCCGTATTGCGTATGACAAGGCCCTATCGTTCAAGCCCGATCTGGCGGAGCCCTGGCTTGGCCACGGCAATGTCTTCGTCCACCTCCGGCGTCACGACGAGGCCATCGCCGCTTATGACAAGGCCCTATCGCTCACGCCTCATCTGGCAGGGGCCTGGCTCGGTCGCGGCAATGTCTTTCTTGACCTCAAGCGCCACGATGAAGCCTTTGCTGCTTTTGACAAGGCGCTATCGCTCAAACCCGATCTGGCGGAAGCTTGGCTCGGCCGCGGCTATAGCCTTCTCGACCTCAAGCTCCACGACGAAGCCTTCGCCGCCTTTGACGAGGCGCTATCGCTGAGGCCCGATCTGGCGGAGGCATGGCTCGGTCGCGGCAATGTCTTCGCCGACCTCAAGCGCCATGGCGAGGCCTTTGCGGCATTCGACAGGGCGCTGTCGCTGAAGCCTGACCTGGCGGACGCATGGCTCAGTCGCGGCAATGCCTTGGCCGACCTCAAGCACCACGACGAAGCCTTTGCCGCCTATGACAAGGCACTTTCGTT is part of the Bradyrhizobium erythrophlei genome and encodes:
- a CDS encoding tetratricopeptide repeat protein, which encodes MHFSAKLAGLATLIAISSPVLADHQSDLEQCKFIGEISKADLSIAACDRALNDPKTTGTGRAAAFSNRCGWWWAKKDPDRALSDCNEAIRLDPAYPAAYINRGNAYLNKADPERAFADFNEAVRLDPKNAWAYSGRGNLYKNKGDLNHALADFSESIRLDPNYAMAYFFRGDLYKRKGDFDHALADLNESIRLDPNNTMAYFTRGSVSYITGNNPGALEDFTKSIRLDPENAAAYFNRGVAYFLIGGRIADAEADFRKASELNPKDAYTALWLDLTERRNSVPSHLAQAAKQLDLAGWPAPVIREFLGELSVDQTLAAASDNDPKTRLGQTCEANFYSGEFALLKKERQEALRLLRVAAGDCPRGFIESTAAIAELLVKH